Proteins encoded by one window of Puntigrus tetrazona isolate hp1 chromosome 25, ASM1883169v1, whole genome shotgun sequence:
- the znf609a gene encoding zinc finger protein 609a isoform X2, translating into MREMRNKALSWPPLPSLLFFSIFLSLPPVLMCSLGLLASVCVCVCEPWGKGKEERARESSCPLLSTSAFSNAPRSVSLCVRRAGGRMESPVSTPAPPPLHLLAPVGNSDISSSCEQIMVRTRSVAVNTSDVALATEPECLGPCEPGTSVNLEGIVWQETEDGMLVVNVTWRNKTYVGTLLDCTRHDWAPPRFCESPTSDLEMRNGRGRGKRMRPNSNTPVNENSNSSDNKGSNNSKTRAASNSKGRRGSQNSSERRTPPNSNTEDVKASPSSANKRKNKPVSDMEPNSSSEDTKGSKRMRTNSNSGIPHTVLPLSNIKAESLPPSLDRNCPSPVLIDCPHPNCNKKYKHINGLKYHQARAHNDDDIKLDIDGDSEYGEDSTLHPEPGSCNGASISQKGCASPARSITPKGRGFDAQSPSPSSGKFSSKQPGKKKSDPEHDSGVPMDGCEDGPCLTDETSNDGIDDKRGLDKAKKSGSGTKADKLAQKAMKSARPLVPSLPPQQLYNLPTSGFPAPNSGSSSSMGSVVQSISKSPQLKTIQPKPAVMGDPSMNPALGSSKDKKKKDKKKKEGGKEGDSPKAPGKGGKPEEGKSPYSESSDQGSKSEGLLNGSTDPHQSRLASIKAEADKIYSFSDNSPSPSIGVASRIESGGMAQPLTPLHVVTQNGADNSSVKTNSPAYSDISDAGEDGEGKVEGVKVKSEDQAVREGAKKSLFPSQPPNKDSSYYPGYETYYSPNYVNPNPSPGVSNTVTSLQDSAVKVKKEEDPEPGNDKGKSEPSEDRKPEIGASSQQPPQPSVIQQRSSMFMQPLYYNQYAYVPPYGYSPDQAYHNHLMSTNPAYRQQCEDRQRQAAEQHRAAEKKSEAAQKDREASMKQEEWKQKASVPPTLSKAPSLSDLGKPAPQGKPKDPSEPGKSVIIPKGEDGKGQSQPGEGLKMKLSEAGHHVKDEQKPGLESGRSAMEQAMYMYRQEPDSRLWPYVYPSKYPDAQKQIDEERWKEERERERERERDRERERERDRDRDRERDRKGKDERQRPKDTPSKEESKECAEPRTSSAAEEHRVSKDPRAHMQFSSPLPQHQSYMSYMHGYPYGQGYDPSHPGYRGMPAVMMQNYPGSYLSPGYSFSPYGSKMPPGEEGEKARASPTVSGKSAPDSKALDILHQHASQYKSKSPTVGEKTPHDRDRSVSERERESERPRSSPSQRIMPSHHHLGYPLLPGQYDLSYATGISSSAIVASQQASAPSLYPPARR; encoded by the exons ATGGAGTCTCCGGTCTCCACGCCGGCGCCGCCACCGCTCCACCTCCTCGCTCCCGTCGGTAACAGCGACATCTCGTCGTCGTGCGAGCAGATCATGGTCCGCACGCGCTCCGTGGCGGTCAACACCTCTGACGTGGCTCTGGCCACCGAGCCCGAGTGTCTGGGTCCCTGCGAACCTGGCACCAGCGTCAACCTGGAGGGCATCGTCTGGCAGGAGACCGAGGACG gtaTGCTGGTTGTAAATGTTACCTGGAGGAACAAGACGTATGTGGGCACTCTGTTAGACTGCACTCGACATGACTGGGCTCCCCCACG GTTCTGTGAGTCACCCACAAGTGACCTGGAGATGAGGAATGGGCGTGGACGGGGGAAAAGGATGAGGCCCAATAGCAATACGCCCGTCAACGAGAACAGCAACTCTTCTGATAACAAAGGCAGCAACAACAGCAAGACTCGAGCCGCGTCCAACAGCAAAGGGCGACGGGGCAGTCAGAATTCCTCTGAGCGGCGCACACCACCAAACAGCAACACTGAGGATGTAAAAGCTAGTCCTTCATCTGCTAACAAACGCAAGAATAAACCCGTCTCAGACATGGAGCCCAATTCTAGTTCAGAGGACACTAAGGGTAGCAAACGAATGCGCACCAATTCAAACAGTGGAATACCTCATACTGTTCTTCCCCTCTCCAACATCAAAGCTGAATCCTTGCCTCCCTCTTTGGATCGCAACTGCCCCTCGCCGGTGCTTATCGATTGCCCCCATCCCAACTGCAACAAGAAGTACAAGCACATTAACGGCTTGAAGTATCACCAGGCACGTGCTCACAATGACGATGACATCAAGCTGGACATAGATGGTGATAGCGAATATGGTGAAGACTCCACTTTGCATCCAGAGCCAGGCAGTTGCAATGGTGCATCCATCTCTCAGAAGGGATGTGCATCTCCTGCACGCTCAATCACCCCCAAAGGCAGAGGATTTGATGCCCAGAGCCCATCTCCGTCATCAGGAAAGTTCAGCTCCAAGCAGCCTGGCAAGAAGAAATCCGATCCTGAGCATGACTCTGGTGTGCCCATGGATGGCTGTGAAGATGGCCCATGTCTTACAGATGAGACGAGCAACGATGGCATTGACGATAAAAGAGGTTTGGACAAAGCTAAGAAGTCTGGCAGTGGTACCAAAGCGGACAAGCTTGCTCAGAAGGCAATGAAGTCTGCAAGGCCCCTCGTTCCTTCCTTACCTCCACAGCAGTTGTACAACTTACCAACCTCTGGCTTCCCTGCCCCTAATTCTGGCTCCTCCTCCAGCATGGGCTCCGTGGTACAGTCCATTAGCAAGAGCCCCCAACTAAAAACTATTCAACCCAAACCTGCAGTAATGGGGGATCCCTCAATGAACCCAGCCTTGGGCAGCTCTAAggacaagaaaaagaaagataagaaaAAGAAGGAGGGTGGTAAAGAAGGAGACAGTCCAAAAGCGCCGGGCAAAGGAGGGAAACCTGAAGAAGGTAAAAGCCCATATTCTGAGAGTTCAGACCAAGGCAGCAAGAGCGAGGGGCTGTTAAATGGATCCACAGACCCACATCAAAGTCGGCTAGCCAGCATAAAAGCAGAGGCGGACAAAATCTACAGCTTCTCTGATAATTCACCCAGTCCTTCTATAGGTGTGGCCAGTCGGATAGAAAGTGGGGGAATGGCGCAACCTCTCACTCCACTTCATGTGGTTACCCAAAATGGGGCCGATAACTCTTCTGTGAAGACCAACAGCCCAGCGTACTCGGACATCTCTGATGCAGGGGAAGATGGAGAGGGCAAAGTAGAGGGAGTGAAGGTCAAGTCTGAGGATCAGGCAGTTCGGGAAGGTGCCAAGAAATCCCTGTTCCCATCTCAACCACCAAACAAAGACTCTTCTTATTATCCAGGTTATGAAACATACTACTCACCCAATTATGTCAACCCAAACCCCAGTCCAGGAGTTTCTAACACTGTCACATCCTTGCAAGATAGTGCAGTCAAGGTGAAAAAGGAGGAAGATCCAGAACCTGGAAACGACAAGGGCAAATCAGAGCCTTCAGAGGATCGAAAGCCAGAAATAGGTGCATCCTCTCAGCAGCCACCACAGCCTTCAGTCATTCAGCAGCGTTCTAGCATGTTCATGCAGCCCCTCTATTACAATCAGTATGCTTACGTACCTCCCTATGGCTATTCACCTGATCAGGCCTACCATAACCATCTGATGAGCACAAACCCAGCTTACAGGCAGCAGTGTGAAGACCGGCAACGACAAGCAGCTGAACAGCATCGTGCTGCAGAGAAGAAATCAGAGGCTGCTCAGAAGGATAGGGAAGCATCCATGAAGCAAGAAGAATGGAAGCAGAAAGCTTCGGTTCCTCCTACCTTGTCTAAAGCGCCAAGTCTCTCAGATTTGGGCAAACCGGCCCCACAAGGCAAGCCCAAAGATCCCTCTGAGCCTGGCAAGTCAGTCATTATCCCTAAAGGAGAAGATGGCAAGGGACAGTCCCAGCCAGGTGAGGGGTTGAAAATGAAGCTGAGTGAAGCTGGACATCATGTGAAAGATGAGCAGAAACCAGGACTCGAGTCTGGGAGATCGGCTATGGAGCAGGCAATGTACATGTACAGACAG GAGCCGGACTCTCGACTGTGGCCCTACGTTTACCCCAGCAAGTACCCTGATGCTCAGAAACAGATTGATGAGGAGAGAtggaaggaagagagagaaagagagagagagcgagagagagatcgTGAGCGTGAAAGGGAAAGAGATAGGGACAGAGACCGCGAGAGAGACCGGAAAGGCAAAGATGAAAGGCAGCGTCCTAAAGACACTCCCTCTAAAGAGGAAAGCAAGGAATGCGCCGAACCGCGAACGTCGTCTGCTGCAGAGGAGCATAGAGTCAGCAAAGATCCACGAGCACATATGCAGTTTTCCTCACCTCTGCCGCAGCACCAGTCTTATATGTCTTACATGCACGGATACCCCTATGGCCAGGGTTATGACCCCAGTCATCCGGGATATAGAGGGATGCCTGCTGTCATGATGCAGAATTACCCTG GGTCGTACCTGTCACCAGGGTACTCTTTTTCTCCGTATGGCAGTAAGATGCCACCTGGAGAGGAGGGTGAGAAGGCTCGTGCCAGTCCTACGGTGAGTGGCAAGTCTGCACCTGATTCTAAAGCTCTGGACATCCTGCATCAGCATGCTAGCCAATACAAGAGCAAGTCGCCCACGGTGGGTGAAAAGACGCCCCATGATAGAGACAGAAGTGTGAgcgagagggaaagagagagcgaaCGTCCGAGATCTTCGCCTTCTCAGAGGATCATGCCTTCCCACCATCACCTTGGCTATCCACTACTCCCAGGACAGTATGACCTGTCCTATGCTACAG GTATCTCCTCTTCAGCCATTGTTGCCAGTCAACAAGCCTCCGCCCCGTCGCTTTATCCTCCAGCACGGAGGTGA
- the znf609a gene encoding zinc finger protein 609a isoform X4 — MESPVSTPAPPPLHLLAPVGNSDISSSCEQIMVRTRSVAVNTSDVALATEPECLGPCEPGTSVNLEGIVWQETEDGMLVVNVTWRNKTYVGTLLDCTRHDWAPPRFCESPTSDLEMRNGRGRGKRMRPNSNTPVNENSNSSDNKGSNNSKTRAASNSKGRRGSQNSSERRTPPNSNTEDVKASPSSANKRKNKPVSDMEPNSSSEDTKGSKRMRTNSNSGIPHTVLPLSNIKAESLPPSLDRNCPSPVLIDCPHPNCNKKYKHINGLKYHQARAHNDDDIKLDIDGDSEYGEDSTLHPEPGSCNGASISQKGCASPARSITPKGRGFDAQSPSPSSGKFSSKQPGKKKSDPEHDSGVPMDGCEDGPCLTDETSNDGIDDKRGLDKAKKSGSGTKADKLAQKAMKSARPLVPSLPPQQLYNLPTSGFPAPNSGSSSSMGSVVQSISKSPQLKTIQPKPAVMGDPSMNPALGSSKDKKKKDKKKKEGGKEGDSPKAPGKGGKPEEGKSPYSESSDQGSKSEGLLNGSTDPHQSRLASIKAEADKIYSFSDNSPSPSIGVASRIESGGMAQPLTPLHVVTQNGADNSSVKTNSPAYSDISDAGEDGEGKVEGVKVKSEDQAVREGAKKSLFPSQPPNKDSSYYPGYETYYSPNYVNPNPSPGVSNTVTSLQDSAVKVKKEEDPEPGNDKGKSEPSEDRKPEIGASSQQPPQPSVIQQRSSMFMQPLYYNQYAYVPPYGYSPDQAYHNHLMSTNPAYRQQCEDRQRQAAEQHRAAEKKSEAAQKDREASMKQEEWKQKASVPPTLSKAPSLSDLGKPAPQGKPKDPSEPGKSVIIPKGEDGKGQSQPGEGLKMKLSEAGHHVKDEQKPGLESGRSAMEQAMYMYRQEPDSRLWPYVYPSKYPDAQKQIDEERWKEERERERERERDRERERERDRDRDRERDRKGKDERQRPKDTPSKEESKECAEPRTSSAAEEHRVSKDPRAHMQFSSPLPQHQSYMSYMHGYPYGQGYDPSHPGYRGMPAVMMQNYPGSYLSPGYSFSPYGSKMPPGEEGEKARASPTVSGKSAPDSKALDILHQHASQYKSKSPTVGEKTPHDRDRSVSERERESERPRSSPSQRIMPSHHHLGYPLLPGQYDLSYATGISSSAIVASQQASAPSLYPPARR, encoded by the exons ATGGAGTCTCCGGTCTCCACGCCGGCGCCGCCACCGCTCCACCTCCTCGCTCCCGTCGGTAACAGCGACATCTCGTCGTCGTGCGAGCAGATCATGGTCCGCACGCGCTCCGTGGCGGTCAACACCTCTGACGTGGCTCTGGCCACCGAGCCCGAGTGTCTGGGTCCCTGCGAACCTGGCACCAGCGTCAACCTGGAGGGCATCGTCTGGCAGGAGACCGAGGACG gtaTGCTGGTTGTAAATGTTACCTGGAGGAACAAGACGTATGTGGGCACTCTGTTAGACTGCACTCGACATGACTGGGCTCCCCCACG GTTCTGTGAGTCACCCACAAGTGACCTGGAGATGAGGAATGGGCGTGGACGGGGGAAAAGGATGAGGCCCAATAGCAATACGCCCGTCAACGAGAACAGCAACTCTTCTGATAACAAAGGCAGCAACAACAGCAAGACTCGAGCCGCGTCCAACAGCAAAGGGCGACGGGGCAGTCAGAATTCCTCTGAGCGGCGCACACCACCAAACAGCAACACTGAGGATGTAAAAGCTAGTCCTTCATCTGCTAACAAACGCAAGAATAAACCCGTCTCAGACATGGAGCCCAATTCTAGTTCAGAGGACACTAAGGGTAGCAAACGAATGCGCACCAATTCAAACAGTGGAATACCTCATACTGTTCTTCCCCTCTCCAACATCAAAGCTGAATCCTTGCCTCCCTCTTTGGATCGCAACTGCCCCTCGCCGGTGCTTATCGATTGCCCCCATCCCAACTGCAACAAGAAGTACAAGCACATTAACGGCTTGAAGTATCACCAGGCACGTGCTCACAATGACGATGACATCAAGCTGGACATAGATGGTGATAGCGAATATGGTGAAGACTCCACTTTGCATCCAGAGCCAGGCAGTTGCAATGGTGCATCCATCTCTCAGAAGGGATGTGCATCTCCTGCACGCTCAATCACCCCCAAAGGCAGAGGATTTGATGCCCAGAGCCCATCTCCGTCATCAGGAAAGTTCAGCTCCAAGCAGCCTGGCAAGAAGAAATCCGATCCTGAGCATGACTCTGGTGTGCCCATGGATGGCTGTGAAGATGGCCCATGTCTTACAGATGAGACGAGCAACGATGGCATTGACGATAAAAGAGGTTTGGACAAAGCTAAGAAGTCTGGCAGTGGTACCAAAGCGGACAAGCTTGCTCAGAAGGCAATGAAGTCTGCAAGGCCCCTCGTTCCTTCCTTACCTCCACAGCAGTTGTACAACTTACCAACCTCTGGCTTCCCTGCCCCTAATTCTGGCTCCTCCTCCAGCATGGGCTCCGTGGTACAGTCCATTAGCAAGAGCCCCCAACTAAAAACTATTCAACCCAAACCTGCAGTAATGGGGGATCCCTCAATGAACCCAGCCTTGGGCAGCTCTAAggacaagaaaaagaaagataagaaaAAGAAGGAGGGTGGTAAAGAAGGAGACAGTCCAAAAGCGCCGGGCAAAGGAGGGAAACCTGAAGAAGGTAAAAGCCCATATTCTGAGAGTTCAGACCAAGGCAGCAAGAGCGAGGGGCTGTTAAATGGATCCACAGACCCACATCAAAGTCGGCTAGCCAGCATAAAAGCAGAGGCGGACAAAATCTACAGCTTCTCTGATAATTCACCCAGTCCTTCTATAGGTGTGGCCAGTCGGATAGAAAGTGGGGGAATGGCGCAACCTCTCACTCCACTTCATGTGGTTACCCAAAATGGGGCCGATAACTCTTCTGTGAAGACCAACAGCCCAGCGTACTCGGACATCTCTGATGCAGGGGAAGATGGAGAGGGCAAAGTAGAGGGAGTGAAGGTCAAGTCTGAGGATCAGGCAGTTCGGGAAGGTGCCAAGAAATCCCTGTTCCCATCTCAACCACCAAACAAAGACTCTTCTTATTATCCAGGTTATGAAACATACTACTCACCCAATTATGTCAACCCAAACCCCAGTCCAGGAGTTTCTAACACTGTCACATCCTTGCAAGATAGTGCAGTCAAGGTGAAAAAGGAGGAAGATCCAGAACCTGGAAACGACAAGGGCAAATCAGAGCCTTCAGAGGATCGAAAGCCAGAAATAGGTGCATCCTCTCAGCAGCCACCACAGCCTTCAGTCATTCAGCAGCGTTCTAGCATGTTCATGCAGCCCCTCTATTACAATCAGTATGCTTACGTACCTCCCTATGGCTATTCACCTGATCAGGCCTACCATAACCATCTGATGAGCACAAACCCAGCTTACAGGCAGCAGTGTGAAGACCGGCAACGACAAGCAGCTGAACAGCATCGTGCTGCAGAGAAGAAATCAGAGGCTGCTCAGAAGGATAGGGAAGCATCCATGAAGCAAGAAGAATGGAAGCAGAAAGCTTCGGTTCCTCCTACCTTGTCTAAAGCGCCAAGTCTCTCAGATTTGGGCAAACCGGCCCCACAAGGCAAGCCCAAAGATCCCTCTGAGCCTGGCAAGTCAGTCATTATCCCTAAAGGAGAAGATGGCAAGGGACAGTCCCAGCCAGGTGAGGGGTTGAAAATGAAGCTGAGTGAAGCTGGACATCATGTGAAAGATGAGCAGAAACCAGGACTCGAGTCTGGGAGATCGGCTATGGAGCAGGCAATGTACATGTACAGACAG GAGCCGGACTCTCGACTGTGGCCCTACGTTTACCCCAGCAAGTACCCTGATGCTCAGAAACAGATTGATGAGGAGAGAtggaaggaagagagagaaagagagagagagcgagagagagatcgTGAGCGTGAAAGGGAAAGAGATAGGGACAGAGACCGCGAGAGAGACCGGAAAGGCAAAGATGAAAGGCAGCGTCCTAAAGACACTCCCTCTAAAGAGGAAAGCAAGGAATGCGCCGAACCGCGAACGTCGTCTGCTGCAGAGGAGCATAGAGTCAGCAAAGATCCACGAGCACATATGCAGTTTTCCTCACCTCTGCCGCAGCACCAGTCTTATATGTCTTACATGCACGGATACCCCTATGGCCAGGGTTATGACCCCAGTCATCCGGGATATAGAGGGATGCCTGCTGTCATGATGCAGAATTACCCTG GGTCGTACCTGTCACCAGGGTACTCTTTTTCTCCGTATGGCAGTAAGATGCCACCTGGAGAGGAGGGTGAGAAGGCTCGTGCCAGTCCTACGGTGAGTGGCAAGTCTGCACCTGATTCTAAAGCTCTGGACATCCTGCATCAGCATGCTAGCCAATACAAGAGCAAGTCGCCCACGGTGGGTGAAAAGACGCCCCATGATAGAGACAGAAGTGTGAgcgagagggaaagagagagcgaaCGTCCGAGATCTTCGCCTTCTCAGAGGATCATGCCTTCCCACCATCACCTTGGCTATCCACTACTCCCAGGACAGTATGACCTGTCCTATGCTACAG GTATCTCCTCTTCAGCCATTGTTGCCAGTCAACAAGCCTCCGCCCCGTCGCTTTATCCTCCAGCACGGAGGTGA
- the znf609a gene encoding zinc finger protein 609a isoform X3: MHTLSHSRQCMHTRSSHDGEPGRGVSQMESPVSTPAPPPLHLLAPVGNSDISSSCEQIMVRTRSVAVNTSDVALATEPECLGPCEPGTSVNLEGIVWQETEDGMLVVNVTWRNKTYVGTLLDCTRHDWAPPRFCESPTSDLEMRNGRGRGKRMRPNSNTPVNENSNSSDNKGSNNSKTRAASNSKGRRGSQNSSERRTPPNSNTEDVKASPSSANKRKNKPVSDMEPNSSSEDTKGSKRMRTNSNSGIPHTVLPLSNIKAESLPPSLDRNCPSPVLIDCPHPNCNKKYKHINGLKYHQARAHNDDDIKLDIDGDSEYGEDSTLHPEPGSCNGASISQKGCASPARSITPKGRGFDAQSPSPSSGKFSSKQPGKKKSDPEHDSGVPMDGCEDGPCLTDETSNDGIDDKRGLDKAKKSGSGTKADKLAQKAMKSARPLVPSLPPQQLYNLPTSGFPAPNSGSSSSMGSVVQSISKSPQLKTIQPKPAVMGDPSMNPALGSSKDKKKKDKKKKEGGKEGDSPKAPGKGGKPEEGKSPYSESSDQGSKSEGLLNGSTDPHQSRLASIKAEADKIYSFSDNSPSPSIGVASRIESGGMAQPLTPLHVVTQNGADNSSVKTNSPAYSDISDAGEDGEGKVEGVKVKSEDQAVREGAKKSLFPSQPPNKDSSYYPGYETYYSPNYVNPNPSPGVSNTVTSLQDSAVKVKKEEDPEPGNDKGKSEPSEDRKPEIGASSQQPPQPSVIQQRSSMFMQPLYYNQYAYVPPYGYSPDQAYHNHLMSTNPAYRQQCEDRQRQAAEQHRAAEKKSEAAQKDREASMKQEEWKQKASVPPTLSKAPSLSDLGKPAPQGKPKDPSEPGKSVIIPKGEDGKGQSQPGEGLKMKLSEAGHHVKDEQKPGLESGRSAMEQAMYMYRQEPDSRLWPYVYPSKYPDAQKQIDEERWKEERERERERERDRERERERDRDRDRERDRKGKDERQRPKDTPSKEESKECAEPRTSSAAEEHRVSKDPRAHMQFSSPLPQHQSYMSYMHGYPYGQGYDPSHPGYRGMPAVMMQNYPGSYLSPGYSFSPYGSKMPPGEEGEKARASPTVSGKSAPDSKALDILHQHASQYKSKSPTVGEKTPHDRDRSVSERERESERPRSSPSQRIMPSHHHLGYPLLPGQYDLSYATGISSSAIVASQQASAPSLYPPARR; this comes from the exons ATGGAGTCTCCGGTCTCCACGCCGGCGCCGCCACCGCTCCACCTCCTCGCTCCCGTCGGTAACAGCGACATCTCGTCGTCGTGCGAGCAGATCATGGTCCGCACGCGCTCCGTGGCGGTCAACACCTCTGACGTGGCTCTGGCCACCGAGCCCGAGTGTCTGGGTCCCTGCGAACCTGGCACCAGCGTCAACCTGGAGGGCATCGTCTGGCAGGAGACCGAGGACG gtaTGCTGGTTGTAAATGTTACCTGGAGGAACAAGACGTATGTGGGCACTCTGTTAGACTGCACTCGACATGACTGGGCTCCCCCACG GTTCTGTGAGTCACCCACAAGTGACCTGGAGATGAGGAATGGGCGTGGACGGGGGAAAAGGATGAGGCCCAATAGCAATACGCCCGTCAACGAGAACAGCAACTCTTCTGATAACAAAGGCAGCAACAACAGCAAGACTCGAGCCGCGTCCAACAGCAAAGGGCGACGGGGCAGTCAGAATTCCTCTGAGCGGCGCACACCACCAAACAGCAACACTGAGGATGTAAAAGCTAGTCCTTCATCTGCTAACAAACGCAAGAATAAACCCGTCTCAGACATGGAGCCCAATTCTAGTTCAGAGGACACTAAGGGTAGCAAACGAATGCGCACCAATTCAAACAGTGGAATACCTCATACTGTTCTTCCCCTCTCCAACATCAAAGCTGAATCCTTGCCTCCCTCTTTGGATCGCAACTGCCCCTCGCCGGTGCTTATCGATTGCCCCCATCCCAACTGCAACAAGAAGTACAAGCACATTAACGGCTTGAAGTATCACCAGGCACGTGCTCACAATGACGATGACATCAAGCTGGACATAGATGGTGATAGCGAATATGGTGAAGACTCCACTTTGCATCCAGAGCCAGGCAGTTGCAATGGTGCATCCATCTCTCAGAAGGGATGTGCATCTCCTGCACGCTCAATCACCCCCAAAGGCAGAGGATTTGATGCCCAGAGCCCATCTCCGTCATCAGGAAAGTTCAGCTCCAAGCAGCCTGGCAAGAAGAAATCCGATCCTGAGCATGACTCTGGTGTGCCCATGGATGGCTGTGAAGATGGCCCATGTCTTACAGATGAGACGAGCAACGATGGCATTGACGATAAAAGAGGTTTGGACAAAGCTAAGAAGTCTGGCAGTGGTACCAAAGCGGACAAGCTTGCTCAGAAGGCAATGAAGTCTGCAAGGCCCCTCGTTCCTTCCTTACCTCCACAGCAGTTGTACAACTTACCAACCTCTGGCTTCCCTGCCCCTAATTCTGGCTCCTCCTCCAGCATGGGCTCCGTGGTACAGTCCATTAGCAAGAGCCCCCAACTAAAAACTATTCAACCCAAACCTGCAGTAATGGGGGATCCCTCAATGAACCCAGCCTTGGGCAGCTCTAAggacaagaaaaagaaagataagaaaAAGAAGGAGGGTGGTAAAGAAGGAGACAGTCCAAAAGCGCCGGGCAAAGGAGGGAAACCTGAAGAAGGTAAAAGCCCATATTCTGAGAGTTCAGACCAAGGCAGCAAGAGCGAGGGGCTGTTAAATGGATCCACAGACCCACATCAAAGTCGGCTAGCCAGCATAAAAGCAGAGGCGGACAAAATCTACAGCTTCTCTGATAATTCACCCAGTCCTTCTATAGGTGTGGCCAGTCGGATAGAAAGTGGGGGAATGGCGCAACCTCTCACTCCACTTCATGTGGTTACCCAAAATGGGGCCGATAACTCTTCTGTGAAGACCAACAGCCCAGCGTACTCGGACATCTCTGATGCAGGGGAAGATGGAGAGGGCAAAGTAGAGGGAGTGAAGGTCAAGTCTGAGGATCAGGCAGTTCGGGAAGGTGCCAAGAAATCCCTGTTCCCATCTCAACCACCAAACAAAGACTCTTCTTATTATCCAGGTTATGAAACATACTACTCACCCAATTATGTCAACCCAAACCCCAGTCCAGGAGTTTCTAACACTGTCACATCCTTGCAAGATAGTGCAGTCAAGGTGAAAAAGGAGGAAGATCCAGAACCTGGAAACGACAAGGGCAAATCAGAGCCTTCAGAGGATCGAAAGCCAGAAATAGGTGCATCCTCTCAGCAGCCACCACAGCCTTCAGTCATTCAGCAGCGTTCTAGCATGTTCATGCAGCCCCTCTATTACAATCAGTATGCTTACGTACCTCCCTATGGCTATTCACCTGATCAGGCCTACCATAACCATCTGATGAGCACAAACCCAGCTTACAGGCAGCAGTGTGAAGACCGGCAACGACAAGCAGCTGAACAGCATCGTGCTGCAGAGAAGAAATCAGAGGCTGCTCAGAAGGATAGGGAAGCATCCATGAAGCAAGAAGAATGGAAGCAGAAAGCTTCGGTTCCTCCTACCTTGTCTAAAGCGCCAAGTCTCTCAGATTTGGGCAAACCGGCCCCACAAGGCAAGCCCAAAGATCCCTCTGAGCCTGGCAAGTCAGTCATTATCCCTAAAGGAGAAGATGGCAAGGGACAGTCCCAGCCAGGTGAGGGGTTGAAAATGAAGCTGAGTGAAGCTGGACATCATGTGAAAGATGAGCAGAAACCAGGACTCGAGTCTGGGAGATCGGCTATGGAGCAGGCAATGTACATGTACAGACAG GAGCCGGACTCTCGACTGTGGCCCTACGTTTACCCCAGCAAGTACCCTGATGCTCAGAAACAGATTGATGAGGAGAGAtggaaggaagagagagaaagagagagagagcgagagagagatcgTGAGCGTGAAAGGGAAAGAGATAGGGACAGAGACCGCGAGAGAGACCGGAAAGGCAAAGATGAAAGGCAGCGTCCTAAAGACACTCCCTCTAAAGAGGAAAGCAAGGAATGCGCCGAACCGCGAACGTCGTCTGCTGCAGAGGAGCATAGAGTCAGCAAAGATCCACGAGCACATATGCAGTTTTCCTCACCTCTGCCGCAGCACCAGTCTTATATGTCTTACATGCACGGATACCCCTATGGCCAGGGTTATGACCCCAGTCATCCGGGATATAGAGGGATGCCTGCTGTCATGATGCAGAATTACCCTG GGTCGTACCTGTCACCAGGGTACTCTTTTTCTCCGTATGGCAGTAAGATGCCACCTGGAGAGGAGGGTGAGAAGGCTCGTGCCAGTCCTACGGTGAGTGGCAAGTCTGCACCTGATTCTAAAGCTCTGGACATCCTGCATCAGCATGCTAGCCAATACAAGAGCAAGTCGCCCACGGTGGGTGAAAAGACGCCCCATGATAGAGACAGAAGTGTGAgcgagagggaaagagagagcgaaCGTCCGAGATCTTCGCCTTCTCAGAGGATCATGCCTTCCCACCATCACCTTGGCTATCCACTACTCCCAGGACAGTATGACCTGTCCTATGCTACAG GTATCTCCTCTTCAGCCATTGTTGCCAGTCAACAAGCCTCCGCCCCGTCGCTTTATCCTCCAGCACGGAGGTGA